Proteins encoded by one window of Brevibacterium atlanticum:
- the trhA gene encoding PAQR family membrane homeostasis protein TrhA — protein sequence MNAPVTESSALVPDDSRSADALGRDAALPAYPDRVARRRSALRAELAKLAGHVKPKLRGWFHAGAFPLAMLGGLALVIISPTIESRIAAAVFAVTGMLLFGTSAVYHRGRWRTRVRLVLRRLDHANIFLITAGTYTPLAVLMLRTDQTILLLSVLWGAAALGAAFRTIFTTAPRWLFVPIYVGFGVAGVGYIPQIWATIPAVGLLVVLGGVCYIAGAVIYGIKRPNPSPKWLGFHEIFHILTIFGYGCHLAALIVAAVAAY from the coding sequence ATGAATGCTCCGGTCACCGAATCCTCAGCACTCGTCCCCGATGACTCCCGTTCAGCCGATGCGCTCGGCCGAGACGCTGCGCTCCCTGCCTATCCGGACCGCGTCGCCCGCCGGCGATCCGCTCTGCGTGCCGAACTGGCGAAGCTCGCCGGACATGTCAAGCCGAAGCTGCGCGGCTGGTTCCACGCCGGCGCGTTCCCGCTGGCGATGCTGGGTGGGCTCGCCCTCGTGATCATCTCGCCGACGATCGAGTCGCGGATCGCAGCCGCGGTCTTCGCGGTCACAGGAATGCTCCTCTTCGGCACCTCCGCCGTCTACCACCGTGGTCGCTGGCGCACCCGAGTCCGCCTCGTCCTGCGCCGCCTCGACCATGCCAACATCTTCCTCATCACCGCCGGAACCTACACTCCCCTGGCCGTGCTCATGCTCCGCACGGATCAGACGATCCTGCTCCTGTCGGTTCTGTGGGGCGCCGCCGCCCTCGGGGCGGCGTTCCGTACGATCTTCACCACCGCGCCGAGGTGGCTCTTCGTTCCCATCTACGTCGGCTTCGGTGTGGCCGGAGTCGGGTACATCCCGCAGATCTGGGCGACGATTCCCGCCGTCGGCCTCCTCGTCGTCCTCGGCGGAGTCTGCTACATCGCCGGAGCCGTGATCTACGGGATCAAACGCCCGAACCCGTCACCGAAGTGGCTGGGCTTCCACGAGATCTTCCACATCCTGACGATCTTCGGCTACGGCTGTCACCTCGCTGCGCTCATCGTCGCCGCCGTCGCGGCGTACTGA
- a CDS encoding isoprenyl transferase translates to MARPVNLLYRLYERRLKRELDKSVPVPRHVGVITDGNRRWAKEFGATTADGHRAGAAKIVEFLGWCFEIDVEIVTLYVLSKENLARSADEVEILIEIISDLVEQIAALDGVGVQLVGDLDILPPDLRTRLEAVTTNTDCGMRVNVAVGYGGRQEIVNAVRSLLRTRSDEGTDLETIISELSPEQIGEHLYTKGQPDPDLIIRSSGEQRLSGFLMWQSAYSEFYFCEAYWPDFRRTDFLRAVRDYGLRQRRFGR, encoded by the coding sequence GTGGCTCGACCGGTGAACCTGCTGTATCGGCTGTACGAGCGACGGCTCAAGCGTGAGCTCGACAAGTCGGTGCCGGTTCCGCGCCACGTCGGTGTCATCACCGACGGCAATCGCCGGTGGGCCAAGGAATTCGGGGCCACCACCGCCGACGGGCACCGGGCAGGGGCGGCGAAGATCGTCGAATTCCTCGGCTGGTGCTTCGAGATCGACGTCGAGATCGTCACTCTCTACGTCCTGTCCAAGGAGAACCTGGCCCGCTCGGCGGACGAGGTCGAGATCCTCATCGAGATCATCTCCGACCTCGTCGAGCAGATTGCAGCCCTCGACGGCGTCGGTGTACAGCTCGTCGGCGACCTCGACATCCTGCCACCCGACCTGCGCACGCGCCTGGAAGCGGTGACGACGAACACCGACTGCGGAATGCGTGTCAATGTCGCCGTCGGCTACGGAGGTCGGCAGGAGATCGTCAACGCGGTGCGCTCACTGCTGCGCACCCGCAGCGACGAGGGCACGGACCTCGAGACGATCATCTCCGAACTCTCTCCGGAGCAGATCGGCGAACACCTCTACACCAAGGGGCAGCCGGATCCGGACCTCATCATCCGCTCCTCCGGCGAACAGCGTCTCTCCGGCTTCCTCATGTGGCAGAGCGCCTACTCCGAGTTCTACTTCTGCGAGGCCTACTGGCCCGATTTCAGGCGCACTGACTTTCTCCGCGCTGTGCGTGACTACGGCCTTCGCCAACGACGTTTCGGCAGATAG